One Vanessa atalanta chromosome 6, ilVanAtal1.2, whole genome shotgun sequence genomic window carries:
- the LOC125064876 gene encoding CAD protein isoform X1, with protein MEDLSCEVGPPCCLVLADGSVFQGRSFGAQVPVEGEVVFQTGMVGYPESLTDPSYHAQILVLTYPLIGNYGIPDENEYDEHGLPRWFESKRIWATGLIVGQVSTHASHWRARKSLGKWLAQNGVPGLCEIDTRALTYRLREGVTLGRIIQSVSPIGTLPPLQDPNERNLVAEVSVKEKQIFNPSGSFTILAIDCGLKYNQVRCLIKRNAKVVLVPWNYKFDPKEYDGLFISNGPGDPEVCKEVVDNLREVIKNEHTVKPVFGICLGHQLLATAAGCKTYKTRYGNRGHNLPCTHAGTGRCFMTSQNHGFAVDTNSLPQNWKILFTNENDKTNEGIIHNSLPYFSVQFHPEHTAGPTDLECLFDIFVETVKSYKINTKCVVNDMICEKLKYTPSLYERPKKVLILGSGGLSIGQAGEFDYSGSQGVKAMQEEKIQTVLINPNIATVQTSKGLADKVYFLPITPEYVEQVIKAERPTGILLTFGGQTALNCGVELQKSKVFEKYNVRVLGTPIQSIVDTEDRKIFAEKINAIGEKVAPSAAVSSVEEALVAANQIGYPVMARSAFSLGGLGSGFANNEEELRILAHQALSYSEQLIIDKSLKGWKEVEYEVVRDAYDNCITVCNMENVDPLGIHTGESIVIAPSQTLSNREYYLLRNTAIKVIRHFGIVGECNIQYALNPNSEEFYIIEVNARLSRSSALASKATGYPLAYVAAKLALGISLPTIKNSVTGVTTACFEPSLDYCVVKIPRWDLAKFNRVSTKIGSSMKSVGEVMAIGRNFEEAFQKALRMVDENVNGFDPYIKKVNENELREPTDKRMFVLAAALKENYSVEKLYDLTKIDRWFLEKLKNIIDYYKILESIDSGSITFEILKSAKQIGFSDKQIAAAIKSTELAVRKLREEFKITPFVKQIDTVAAEWPATTNYLYLTYNGSTHDLNFTGDFIIVLGSGVYRIGSSVEFDWCAVGCLRELKNQGKKTIMVNYNPETVSTDYDMSDRLYFEEISFEVVMDIYNLEKPHGVILCMGGQLPNNIAMDLHRQQAKILGTSPDMIDNAENRFKFSRMLDRKGIIQPKWKELTNLDSAIKFCEEVGYPCLVRPSYVLSGAAMNVAYSNQELEAYLKSASQLNKDHPVVISKYILDAKEIDVDVVAADGVLLCIAVSEHIENAGVHSGDATLVTPPQDINNETLDKINEIAKIIAETLDVTGPFNMQLIAKDNELKVIECNVRVSRSFPFVSKTLDHDFVAMATKVILGVPVEPVSVMGGCGKVGVKVPQFSFSRLSGADVTLGVEMASTGEVACFGENRYEAYLKSLMSTGFRIPKKAILLSIGTFKHKIELLPSVRSLKKLGYKLYASMGTGDFYNEHGIEIESVQWTFDHIGDPEDVRSDGELMHLADFMARKELDLVINLPMRGGARRVSSFSTHGYRTRRLAVDYAVPLVTDVKCAKLLVKAMLQCGGAPQMKTHTDCMTSRNIIKLPGFIDVHVHVREPGATYKEDFDSCTAAALAGGVTMICAMPNTNPPLIDRSSYDYVSTLARVSARCDFALFVGASTTNCDTAAELAPQAAALKMYLNETFTTLKLNDMTIWQRHLQNWPKKMPICAHAEREKTGAIILMASLLDRPIHICHVARKEEILIIKSAKERGLKVTCEVCPHHLFLSTADIERIGNGRAEVRPVLCSPEDQAELWKNMDIIDVFATDHAPHSVEEKNSDKPLPGYPGLETVLPLLLNAVHEGRLTIDDIINKFHKNPRKIFNLPEQINTYVEVDMDYEWTIPDALEFSKSKWTPFAGMRVCGAIHRVTLRGEIAYVEGQILVPPGFGQNVREWPVPKKQTLPAFAFEKFDKESSRPNSALDIHNSLEFTKFHDMDIDQGEPNKPDGQNKLNVHFHEVPGLRSISPLPPQTHTIRQRCDSSSQSTGPQRQRSDLFGKSILTVDTFGKETLNDIFNLAQFMKTCVSKGRVLDDILRGKVMASIFYEVSTRTSCSFAAAMQRLGGSVIHTDATSSSAKKGETLEDSVTVMASYSDVVVLRHPEPGAVTRASRHSRKPVINAGDGIGEHPTQALLDVFTIREEIGTVNGLTITMVGDLKNGRTVHSLARLLSLYQVQLQYVSPPGLGMPKHIMEYVSYKGISQKVYERLEDVLGDTHVLYMTRIQRERFASQEEYEKMRGLLVVTPQLMTRARRRMIVMHPLPRVDEISPEFDSDPRAAYFRQAEYGMYVRMALLAMVAGVNPLT; from the exons atggaAGACTTAAGTTGTGAAGTCGGCCCACCGTGCTGCCTAGTGCTGGCAGACGGTTCGGTCTTTCAGGGCAGAAGTTTCGGTGCACAAGTTCCTGTGGAGGGAGAAGTTG tttttcagACTGGCATGGTCGGATATCCAGAGTCTTTAACAGATCCTTCGTATCATGCTCAGATATTGGTTCTGACGTATCCTCTGATTGGGAATTATGGAATACCAGACGAAAACGAGTACGATGAACACGGCTTACCGAG ATGGTTTGAATCGAAGCGTATCTGGGCAACTGGACTTATAGTTGGTCAAGTTAGTACCCACGCATCACATTGGCGTGCTCGAAAATCTCTGGGAAAATGGTTGGCCCAGAACGGTGTACCTGGTCTTTGTGAAATAGATACCCGGGCTCTGACATATAGACTTCGCGAAGGTGTTACATTAGGCAGAATTATCCAAAGTGTATCACCCATTGGCACACTACCGCCGCTTCAGGACCCAAACGAAAGGAATTTAGTAGCAGAAGTTTCCGTAAAG gaaaagcaaatatttaatcCATCGGgtagttttacaattttagcAATTGATTGCGGTTTAAAGTACAATCAAGTAAGATGTTTAATTAAGAGAAACGCTAAAGTCGTTTTAGTACCCTGGAACTATAAATTTGATCCAAAAGAGTACGATGGGTTGTTTATTAGTAATGGTCCGGGCGATCCAGAAGTGTGCAAAGAGGTCGTGGATAACTTAAGAGAAGTAATTAAGAACGAACATACAGTTAAACCAGTTTTTGGTATTTGCCTTGGCCACCAGTTACTTGCAACTGCTGCTGGTTGTAAAACCTACAAAACaag GTATGGTAACCGAGGACACAATTTACCTTGCACGCACGCCGGAACAGGAAGATGTTTCATGACTTCTCAAAATCATGGATTTGCAGTCGATACTAATTCACTACCACAAAATTGGAAAATTTTATTCACTAATGAAAACGATAAAACCAATGAAGGAATCATCCATAATTCACTTCCCTATTTCAGTGTGCAGTTTCACCCAGAGCACACAGCGGGACCGACTGATCTCGAATGTCTTTTCGATATATTTGTCGAAACagttaaatcatataaaattaatacaaaatgtgTTGTAAATGACATGATTTGTGAGAAACTAAAGTATACTCCATCATTATATGAAAGgccaaaaaaagtattaattctaGGATCAGGCGGTTTATCTATTGGTCAAGCAGGTGAATTTGATTATTCTGGTTCACAAGGAGTAAAAGCAATGCAGgaagaaaaaatacaaactgTTCTTATAAATCCTAACATTGCGACTGTACAGACATCGAAAGGATTAGCtgataaagtttatttcttGCCCATTACACCTGAATATGTTGAACAAGTTATAAAAGCTGAGCGTCCTACAGGAATCCTGCTAACATTTGGAGGTCAAACAGCTTTAAACTGTGGCGTAGAATTGCAAAAGTCTAAAGTATTTGAGAAATATAATGTACGTGTCTTAGGCACCCCAATTCAGTCTATAGTAGATACTGAAGACAGAAAAATTTTTGCTGAGAAAATTAATGCTATTGGTGAAAAGGTAGCCCCGAGTGCTGCTGTTTCTTCAGTAGAAGAAGCTTTAGTTGCTGCAAATCAAATTGGATATCCAGTGATGGCTCGTTCTGCATTTTCTTTGGGTGGTTTAGGATCAGGTTTTGCTAATAATGAAGAAGAGTTACGAATTCTGGCGCATCAAGCATTATCATATTCAGAACAGCTTATTATAGACAAATCTTTAAAAGGTTGGAAAGAAGTCGAATACGAAGTTGTGAGAGATGCTTATGATAATTGTATAACAGTTTGTAATATGGAAAATGTGGACCCCTTAGGAATACACACAGGAGAGTCTATCGTGATTGCACCAAGCCAAACATTATCTAACagggaatattatttattacggaaTACTGCTATTAAAGTAATAAGACATTTTGGAATAGTCGGAGAATGTAATATACAATATGCCTTGAATCCAAATTCagaagaattttatattatagaagtaAATGCAAGATTGTCAAGAAGTTCTGCTCTAGCAAGCAAAGCGACAGGTTATCCACTTGCATATGTAGCTGCTAAATTAGCTCTTGGAATTTCTTTACCCACAATAAAGAATTCTGTTACTGGTGTGACTACAGCGTGTTTTGAACCTAGCTTAGATTATTGTGTAGTAAAAATACCTAGATGGGACTTAGCTAAGTTTAACAGAGTTAGTACCAAAATTGGAAGCTCAATGAAAAGTGTAGGAGAAGTTATGGCAATTGGTCGTAATTTCGAAGAAGCATTTCAAAAAGCATTAAGAATGGTCGATGAAAACGTGAATGGTTTTGATCCTTATAtcaaaaaagtaaatgaaaatgaacTTAGAGAACCAACTGATAAGCGCATGTTCGTTTTAGCTGCTGCTCTAAAAGAAAACTATTCTGTTGAGAAActttatgatttaacaaaaattgaTCGATGGTTCCTTGAGaaactaaaaaatatcattgactattataaaatactggAATCCATAGATTCTGGTTCAATTACTTTTGAAATTTTGAAGAGTGCAAAGCAAATAGGATTCTCAGATAAGCAAATAGCTGCTGCAATAAAAAGTACAGAATTGGCTGTGAGAAAACTTCgggaagaatttaaaataactccGTTCGTTAAGCAAATTGATACAGTTGCCGCTGAATGGCCCGCCACGACTAATTATCTTTATCTAACATATAATGGTAGTACACATGACTTGAATTTCACTGgagattttataatagttttaggATCTGGGGTATATAGAATAGGAAGTTCAGTTGAATTCGATTGGTGCGCTGTGGGGTGTCTAAGGGAATTAAAAAATCAAGGTAAAAAAACCATTATGGTCAACTACAATCCCGAAACAGTAAGTACAGATTATGATATGAGCGATAGGTTGTATTTCGAAGAAATATCATTTGAAGTAGTAATGGACATATATAACTTGGAAAAACCTCATGGTGTTATACTTTGTATGGGTGGCCAATTACCTAACAATATTGCCATGGATTTACATAGACAGCAAGCTAAAATTCTAGGTACTTCTCCTGATATGATAGATAATGCTGAAAATAGGTTCAAATTTTCCCGTATGCTCGATCGCAAAGGTATTATACAACCAAAGTGGAAAGAACTTACAAATCTAGATTCAGCCATAAAATTCTGCGAAGAAGTTGGATATCCATGCCTTGTTCGACCATCCTATGTACTAAGCGGGGCGGCTATGAATGTAGCATATTCAAATCAAGAATTGGAAGCATATTTAAAATCTGCAAGTCAACTTAATAAAGATCATCCTGtagtaatttcaaaatatatattggacgcTAAAGAAATAGATGTTGACGTTGTTGCGGCTGATGGTGTACTTCTTTGTATCGCTGTTTCTGAACACATAGAAAATGCTGGTGTTCATTCCGGAGATGCTACCTTAGTAACCCCTCCTCAAGATATTAATAACGAAACTTTAGACAAAATAAATGAGATAGCTAAAATTATTGCAGAAACTCTTGATGTTACAGGGCCATTTAATATGCAACTTATTGCAAAAGATAATGAATTAAAAGTTATAGAGTGTAACGTTAGAGTTTCGAGATCATTTCCTTTTGTTTCTAAAACGTTGGATCATGACTTTGTTGCTATGGCGACAAAAGTAATCTTAGGAGTACCGGTTGAACCCGTCAGCGTTATGGGTGGTTGTGGAAAAGTCGGGGTGAAGGTACCCCAATTTTCTTTCTCAAGATTATCCGGCGCCGACGTTACTCTTGGTGTAGAAATGGCATCAACTGGTGAAGTTGCTTGTTTTGGGGAAAACCGCTATGaagcttatttaaaatcattaatgagTACAGGGTTCAGAATTCCTAAAAAAGCTATTTTGCTTTCAATTGGAACTTTTAAG cataaAATAGAACTATTACCAAGTGTGCGTTCCTTGAAAAAACTTGGATATAAGTTATATGCCAGTATGGGCACAGGAgatttttataatgaacatGGTATAGAG aTAGAAAGTGTTCAATGGACATTCGATCATATCGGTGATCCGGAAGATGTGAGGTCTGACGGTGAACTCATGCATTTGGCAGACTTTATGGCTAGAAAAGAACTCGATCTCGTAATTAATTTACCAATGCGAGGTGGAGCTAGGCGCGTTTCCTCCTTTAGCACACATGGATATCGAACCCGTCGTCTAGCTGTGGACTATGCTGTCCCCTTAGTCACTGACGTAAAATGTGCTAAACTTCTTGTAAAG gCAATGTTGCAATGTGGTGGTGCACCACAAATGAAAACACACACGGATTGTATGACATCacgtaacataattaaattgccTGGATTTATTGATGTGCATGTTCATGTTCGAGAACCTGGAGCTACATATAAGGAAGACTTCGATTCATGCACTGCCGCTGCTCTTGCTGGAGGTGTTACTATGATTTGTGCAATGCCAAACACGAACCCTCCCTTAATTGATCGTTCATCATACGATTATGTTTCGACGTTAGCTCGTGTAAGTGCTCGATGTGATTTTGCCCTTTTCGTTGGTGCATCTACCACTAATTGTGATACAGCAGCTGAATTAGCGCCACAGGCAGCAGCACTTAAAATGTACTTGAATGAAACGTTTACTACATTAAAACTTAATGATATGACAATTTGGCAACGTCACCTTCAGAACTGGCCTAAAAAAATGCCAATATGTGCACATGCCGAACGTGAAAAAACAGgtgcaattattttaatggcTTCATTACTCGATAGGCCTATTCATATATGTCACGTAGCACGAAaagaagaaattttaataataaaatcagctAAAGAACGGGGCTTAAAAGTTACTTGTGAAGTATGCCCTCATCATCTATTTTTAAGCACGGCTGATATAGAACGAATTGGAAATGGACGTGCTGAAGTCCGTCCAGTCTTATGCAGCCCCGAGGATCAAGCAGAGCTATGGAAAAATATGGATATTATAGATGTTTTTGCAACAGATCATGCACCTCATTCTGTTGAAGAAAAAAATTCTGACAAACCACTACCTGGCTATCCGGGCTTAGAAACAGTTTTACCGCTACTTCTAAATGCTGTTCATGAAGGACGACTAACTATCGATgacataataaacaaatttcataaaaacccaagaaaaatatttaatttgccagaacaaataaatacttatgtagAAGTAGATATGGATTATGAATGGACAATACCTGATGCCTTAGAGTTTTCAAAATCTAAATGGACTCCATTCGCTGGCATGCGAGTTTGTGGAGCTATTCATCGTGTTACTTTACGTGGTGAAATCGCTTATGTTGAAGGTCAAATACTTGTGCCTCCAGGCTTCGGACAGAATGTACGCGAATGGCCTGTACCTAAAAAACAAACTTTGCCAGCTTTTGCGTTTGAAAAGTTTGACAAAGAATCAAGTCGACCAAACTCAGCTTTAGATATTCACAATTCGTTAGAATTTACCAAATTTCACGATATGGATATAGATCAAGGTGAACCTAATAAGCCTGATGGACAAAATAAACTGAACGTCCACTTTCATGAAGTACCTGGCCTAAGAAGTATATCGCCGTTACCTCCTCAAACACATACTATCAGACAACGCTGTGACAGCTCCTCACAATCAACAGGCCCACAACGCCAAAGAAGTGATTTATTCGGCAAAAGTATATTAACAGTTGACACTTTTGGAAAAGAAACattaaatgacatttttaatttagctcAATTCATGAAAACCTGTGTCAGTAAAGGGCGCGTATTGGATGATATATTACGAGGAAAAGTTATGGCGTCGATATTTTATGAAGTTAGTACACGTACAAGTTGCAGTTTTGCAGCAGCTATGCAAAGACTTGGTGGTTCTGTTATTCATACAGATGCAACTAGCTCATCGGCTAAAAAAGGAGAAACACTAGAAGATAGTGTTACAGTGATGGCTAGTTATTCAGATGTTGTAGTGTTACGTCATCCTGAACCAGGGGCAGTCAcc cGCGCATCACGACATTCACGTAAACCCGTAATAAATGCAGGAGACGGAATCGGAGAACATCCCACACAAGCACTTTTGGATGTTTTCACTATCAGAGAAGAAATTGGCACAGTCAATGGCCTTACCATTACAATGGTTGGAGATTTAAAAAATGGGCGAACAGTTCACTCATTAGCTCGACTTTTATCTTTATATCAAGTACAGTTACAATATGTTAGCCCACCAGGTCTAGGTATGCCTAAACATATTATGGAATACGTATCATACAAAGGTATCTCGCAAAAAGTATATGAACGCTTAGAAGATGTATTAGGTGATACTCACGTTTTATATATGACTAGAATTCAACGTGAGAGATTTGCAAGCCAGGAAGAGTATGAaaag aTGCGTGGATTATTAGTTGTCACTCCACAATTAATGACTCGAGCTCGTCGTCGTATGATTGTAATGCATCCACTACCACGAGTCGATGAGATTTCGCCAGAATTTGATTCTGACCCGAGAGCGGCCTACTTTAGACAAGCTGAATACGGGATGTATGTGCGAATGGCATTGCTCGCTATGGTAGCGGGAGTGAATCCACTTACATAG